A segment of the Mercurialis annua linkage group LG4, ddMerAnnu1.2, whole genome shotgun sequence genome:
ACCCGAAAATATATCTTGGTGATGTCCACAAGGCGCATAGTAGTTGATACTGCCGTTCTACAAATATTCACCAACTCTTGGAAATTCATCCTTTCACTCAACGGCGCATGCACATAACGACCACCAAAATATTCTACTCCACGGGGGGAGTGTACAATGCTACCGTCGCACCATATCAAAAACGACAGATCGATTGTCGTCATTGCTGCAAGCATGTGTGATAAACAAATATTATCGTAATTCATAAAATACAATTCTCAAATTCAcatatttataacaatttaattttttttttcttataaatacaattttaaataattttatttaaatatttataaaatagtataattttatacACCTTACTAAAAAATACGTTATaacatttttctaaaatattatactcttttctaaaattttataatatttttttataaaaaaatttaaatacttttCTAAACTATGATACTTAATAAtcatttgataatatttttctGAACTTTATACATACGTAATAttctaatattttctaaattataatatataataacaattctaaattataatacataatagcaattttataatattttttaaactatatacATAATCAaaattctaatattttctaaattataatatataataacaatTCTACAATATTTCCTAAACTATATACATACTCAAAATACTAACAttttctaaattataataacTTCTAACAttttacaaataataaaattaaactaactaaaaaaaattatgcgaACTAACCTCTTGTAGTCCTCGTAAAAAAATAATAGCACTCCAAAAAGATTTCCGTCTAGCTCCCCGTATACTTCCGAATCTCCCTCTAGCTTCCGAATTTCCCTCTAGAGAATATAACAGCTACAAATGAGAGTATTTTTTTCTAATCTGAATCGATTGTGTTATTCTCGCCACATATTTATAGTGAGCAGCCCGCTATTGTGAATTGCGGGCTGCTCACTTCTTACTAAGTTACCGTTTTATCACTTCTTGTTTTTAACCATGGGGTTCAATTTTACGTGgcagtaaaaaggtaaaattgtAAACAACAAGACTCACGCCTTAATCAAAGGCCATTTCTGTTGCTATTAAATTGCTGATTTTATTTCTATCTATCCTCTCTATCTCCACCCTCATTTTCCGACATGTTTTCCGGCAACCGCTCGCCGGCGAATAACAAATCTCCACTAACCTCTCCACTTCTCActctttaaacttttttgaaataatacATTATCTCTTTAAATACATTTCtttcaaaaatgaaaaactcATTTATACAAATATGAAAAATGAGTTATTTTTTACTTGGCTAGCTTCTTAAATTCTTGCGTATAATTTctgggtttgttttgtttcttaaaaatGACAAGATTAGGTGTGTGTTTGTacttttttcttataatttaaagatttgGTGATGACACAATATGAAGCAAGctgattattttaattatcaagagaaggtttttttatattttcaaggcagtttttaattaattaacattaggAATCTCCATACTTTTCTGGTACAAGGGATCAAGTGGTTAAGTGGGTTTGGAGAATTGGAggcaaaaagtgaaaaaaagatGTTAAAAATGTGTAAGCAAGAGAAGAATGTGAAGGAATGGCAAGTGAAAGTGAAGGTGTTGGGAGATGGGAAAGTTGAAAAGTTAAAGAATTCAGTGGTTTCATTGTCACCTTCATCATCAAGGTCTCATAGTTCAATGAAGCTTTGGATTTTAAGGGCAATTACCACTGCTTGTTTATGGACCTGTGTTGTTCAATTGATGGCATTAGGTGAGATTTGGGGTCCTAGATTGTTGAAAGGCTGGCCTTCTTGTTTTAGTCATCCTGATCAAATTGCTCAGTTATCTTCTCTTCCTGCTAAAGTTGTTCATCCTCCTAAGAGTGAGTTCAATTCTGTTGTTTTTGATTTCAGTTATGTTAGTAgaattgtttgatttgattgtctAATATATGCTTTACATTTTGATTGATTATGTTGGTTGTAGGGGTTTATAAGAATAATGGCTATCTTATGGTTTCCTGCAATGGAGGACTCAACCAAATGCGAGCAGCAGTGAGTTTATGACTACTTATATCAAGTTTGCTGTGATTATCTCTGATTCATTGATCTTTTACTTTTCTGGATTTTGTATGATGCAGATATGTGACATGGTTGTTATTGCAAGACATCTAAATGTAACTCTTGTTGTCCCAGAATTGGATAGAACCTCATTTTGGAATGATCCGAGGTATTGCTAGTTTGTTCATAGTCTCAATCGAACACTTATATTTCGTAGTGTTCATGAATTTAAATCAGCTCGGTCCGTAATTCGTTTGTTAAATTCTTGATGTGGCAGTGAGTTCCAAGACATATTTGATGTTGATCATTTCATCACTTCCTTGAGAGACGAGGTTCGTATTTTGAAAGAGTTACCGCCTAGGATCAAAAGACGGGTTGAATTGGGGATGTTCCACTCGTTGCCACCGATTAGTTGGTCGAACATATCTTATTACCTCCATCAGGTTAGTTCGCTAAGACTATGAAGCAACTGCTagcatttttctttttatgttggATTTTTGGACTAATGCAACTAATTTTGTGAAGTGTTTGCCAACAGATTCTACCTTTGGTGAAGAAGTACAAAATCGTACATTTGAATAAAACAGATGCTCGTCTTGCTAACAACGGACTACCTCTTGCGATTCAAAAGTTACGCTGTCGCGTAAATTTTAATGCTCTGAGGTTTACGCCACAGATAGAAGAATTAGGCCGAAGAGTTGTGAGAATTTTGAGGGAGAAAGGTCCCTTCCTGGTCCTTCATCTGAGATATGAAATGGATATGTTGGCTTTCTCAGGTTGCACTCAAGGTTGTAACTATGAGGAGGTCGAGGAACTGACAAGAATGAGGTAGTTTTCTCTTTGTTACTACGATTAAGACGagtaattttaaaacatattttaatcCTAGCATTCTGCATGATTTTAGGTATGCATACCCCTGGTGGAAGGAAAAAGTTATAAATTCCGATATGAAAAGGAAAGAAGGGTTGTGTCCTTTGACACCTGAGGAAACTGCTCTGATATTAAGCGCATTAGGCGTTGATCACAATGTTCAAATATACATTGCTTCTGGAGAAATATACGGTGGACGAAGAAGAATGGAGACTTTGGTAGCAACTTTCCCTAACGTGGTGAGTAGCGTATGACGGAAAGCGTCCTTGCATTTGTTTGTAGGAATAACTTAAAATACTTTTGAAACCAGGTTAGGAAAGAAACTCTGCTGGAATCATCGGATTTGAAGTTTTTCCAGAATCACTCGTCTCAAATGGCAGCATTGGATTATCTCGTCTCCCTGGAGGGCGACGTATTTGTTCCTACATATGATGGAAATATGGCTAAAGTCGTTGAAGGCCATCGCAGGTAATGCATTTCTGCTATTTCTCGTCTGCATCCTCAATTATTGTCATCTATATTGCAGAAAAAACTTTTCAAACCCTACATTTCAGCGTTTCGTTGCCATTTCTGAAAATGCTTCCGAAACTCCAATCTATTATAATCTATCCTTGTAAAGAATATCATTTTGCCATTTTCTGTTTCAGCGTTTCTCGTCGCAGTATTTCTATTTCCGAACTATATAGATTGCCATTATATAAGTATTACAAGGGTGATTTTCTTTGTCCAATGAATTTTAGGTTCTTAGGATTTAAGAAGACTATTTCTCTAGACAGAAAGCTTCTAGTTGGTCTAATAGATCAATACAACAAAGGATCATTGAGCTGGGATGAGTTATCTACTATTGTTAAAGAAACTCATGCGGATCGAATGGGGAGTCCGAAAAGTCGAGCTGTCATGTCAGATAAACCGAAGGAAGAGGATTATTTCTATGCCAATCCACATGAGTGCTTGCAATTGTTAGATGAGCCATTGAGTAATACATGATCTGAGTCATGCCAAAGACATGGCCATCTTTAGTTGTGCATATAAGTATTTATCAAAGAAAATTACTGCATAAATGCTTAATACAGAGGCTTTTGATTCCGTTTACGGAATCAAGTTGGAAGGAGGGAGCCTCAGTCTGGCATTTCCTCACGAGCATTTTCAGAATATTTATAATAACTCATTTTTGAATAACCTGAATTTGTATAGAGTGGAAGAACAAGCCATTGTTGAGGGCTAATATTTAGTTAGCTGAATTTGAAAGGACAGTGAAAAATGTTGGAGACATGGAACTTTGGGATGTGGAAGCATTTTCCACACTTCTCTCTTGTaatgatttatttcaaaaattcaaGAGAAACTACAGTCCTCTCTACTTCTATCATGTGTTTTAATATAAGATGCAAGTAgaaaactaataattaattgttACTCTGTTTTTAGTCCATTTTGTCTATTTTATTAGTTGATTGAATTGATTATAATTCATCGATAAGTGGACAAAGTAGTATCAAAATGTCATGTAGTTACACCTATAACTTAAATCAACAAGTATGCCATATGTCTTTGGGAGAATCCATGGCTGTTGTCGGCGACGGAACTAGTAAATGAAGGCGAGAGAGGAAGGTGATTAGAGAAAAAACAATTGAAAGGAAATGATATCGAAAGAGGTAGAAAAACAACCGAAAATAAGTGTTACCGACAACTAGAGACGACCGTCTATCATACTCCTTAATTCCATGTTGCTACATCTCCAAGAAAATTGAACCAATACATGAGGTATTTAATATTCTTCAAAATGCTTTTCTTCTAGCATAATCATTCAAAGTAATTAGGAGACTAGAAAATGTATTTTCCTCAAAATTTTGTTTATCTTATCAAGTAAGTGCTAATATAACTAGTGTACTTAATCCCATTACATGAtctactattaaaaaaaacagtgggatatatattaaaataaagtttaaaaaggttactCAAAAggttttaaagtatttaattaatttactataAACTAATATTCCCAAGGAGGTCCATGTAGGATATACTCTAGGTTCATGTTCAAAGAGAAGACAACAAATAGTGTGTTAGTTGTTGTAGAGAAGCAAGAGAACAAATAAATGGTTAGTTggtatttcaaaataaaatgaaatagagGTAGTTGAATGATCCAAGAGAGTTTATTATTACTGAtccaagaaaatattaatttttgaagtgATCCAAGAAATAATTcttgataaagaaaaaaaaaattgacttgaaAAACATTAATGGAGATGGCTACTTTTTAATAGCCAACCCACTAAGTATAGTGccaaaattattttaagtttcaAACTCCTCATAACTTAGCTTTCTTACCACTCAAGCAATGCCAGAAGTGGGTTAgctatttatttttcaaacccTTAATGACTGTccataaaagaaaaaacagttTAATAATTGGTTACAAAGTGCTAATTAGCTTAAGTAATCCACTTCcttaaaatatgtttattaatttgaGTTATCCTCCTTTGAATTGAGCCTCTTAATGATTCTAATTCTTGATTAGAATCACTATTTTTCACAGATTTCAAATGCATTTGAGAGCTTTTGAAGAGTAGTTGAAAAACCCCAAATCCAAATTGAGCTCTCATTGTCTTGTTTTTACTTGCTATTTCATTTCACACACTATGATTGTGAATGATTTTGACTTCATTcattataatttacaaataagaaaaataaatgtaatGAACACTCTCATTACAATTGGAATGAATtcaaaaatagtaatattattttggaAAAATTATAACTATCACCACTTTAGCTCTAGTTAAACTTACTATTTTCCAAATCAAATTACTGCTGAAAATCCAATCAATTGATGATGAAGTGAAATGCCGAAACTACAAAATGAAAAGCATGGAGATATGAACTCTGCTGTCCATATTAGCACCAGTTAATCGAATTTTCAGTTAATAATAATTCATGGTTATAAAAAATATGttgtaaattatataaaaaaaagagttaaataTTGTGTTGAAATTATAAAATCTGCTATAATTGATGAATTTATTGCATCAAGTATTTAACCCTTTATAATTGAAACAATTGATTCATCAATATCACTACTAAGCTATGCTTCTGAAGGTACATCAGCATCCAGGGACCCAACTTTAACTGAAACAGTCACGAAGCATAAAATGCAGTAGCTATTAGAGGCCTCCAAACCAAACTGCCAATGCAATCTCCGATTACAGATGGATGTCGATGTCCgggaaaagaaacaaaaaaacgcAAAAAGGTTTAAACTGGAGATTAATCAAACAGCTAGAGAAGAAACTTCACATGAGAGAAAGTAGTTGGAAGATAAATAAGCTTCTCATTATATGCATGGAAGTGTATCTAAAATAAGAGCTATAAACAAAAGAATATATAACACTTTCAATTACAACTTATGCTTTCCCTCACCTAAAAACAAAGCCACCGCGCAAACCGAAGAGTAGAAACCATGTACAGCTGATCTAGGGTTGGTACCATTTTCAAATAAGGACCAAAATTGAGAAATCAAACAGGCGAAAATGAAACCAGAATGAATAAACTAGATCTTTTGTGTCCTCAGTCTCTTATGAGCCTGATCAGAGTCTTCCATGCAACTCTCAAAAACAGTTTGTTCCATCAATTGACTGTTTAGGTATCGATTTTCTTGATCCTGGATGATTAGTACAAGAAGCAAAAGATAAATA
Coding sequences within it:
- the LOC126677771 gene encoding rhamnogalacturonan I rhamnosyltransferase 1, with the protein product MLKMCKQEKNVKEWQVKVKVLGDGKVEKLKNSVVSLSPSSSRSHSSMKLWILRAITTACLWTCVVQLMALGEIWGPRLLKGWPSCFSHPDQIAQLSSLPAKVVHPPKRVYKNNGYLMVSCNGGLNQMRAAICDMVVIARHLNVTLVVPELDRTSFWNDPSEFQDIFDVDHFITSLRDEVRILKELPPRIKRRVELGMFHSLPPISWSNISYYLHQILPLVKKYKIVHLNKTDARLANNGLPLAIQKLRCRVNFNALRFTPQIEELGRRVVRILREKGPFLVLHLRYEMDMLAFSGCTQGCNYEEVEELTRMRYAYPWWKEKVINSDMKRKEGLCPLTPEETALILSALGVDHNVQIYIASGEIYGGRRRMETLVATFPNVVRKETLLESSDLKFFQNHSSQMAALDYLVSLEGDVFVPTYDGNMAKVVEGHRRFLGFKKTISLDRKLLVGLIDQYNKGSLSWDELSTIVKETHADRMGSPKSRAVMSDKPKEEDYFYANPHECLQLLDEPLSNT